The Bombus pascuorum chromosome 9, iyBomPasc1.1, whole genome shotgun sequence genome has a window encoding:
- the LOC132910905 gene encoding integrin alpha-PS5-like isoform X4: MMAVYTCTFSHTHIYIHTYIYTYIPSCAPAFTHGRTRKYRRMKMRTNHTSLAASCTENQHRTLYSRRTSSLGFLSFILFVYCLTHLEEDPVRKKPRLILVDQAQQIENSKIIFQVIVQNQKNVVPLHDPKYKIIATALKRLINSNKNLFKDTDWTITIIHRMFNNIASFPNVMILPDRNIIVIIDIFNFIKSNDQLTFILAHEMSHDMLLHISETLSFGVIYYVATIVFSFLIWVFYESRAAATLCSTMYILFAAIFSWYKRQSETEADEVGLELAAKSCIDPREVLVFWEMMKKFEELTHQNKFQIPLFMDHPTLDNREKRTIQLMPTALELRKQAKCPKLPAKDPRDRLPYYMKDIEKHMLKNSKILVGAPKGNYSSPSIQRFPYLIEPGVAFRCAIKNSKCQIIKPEKIENEKGYETRFAMNILIRKQFGWFGSAISIDEINGILTVCAPRTIVVISKPFTNINFETLQGMCYSGKVSSGVLSIEDKNLMSYSFDSKFWYNPLHGFSVHYASMKQTKGNEGKKERKINRIVGKPKHEDYGTVDVVYLNETMSIELSFLDNLSQFGYSVESGYFFKKNQLLFVSGAPGWHYVGTVIIVNPESREFVTKLDGTHIGEFFGASLAVGDLNNDGLDDLLIGAPLWGEDNGRVYVFVGTSKGQFEMTQILYGTAEGGHFGYAIASGDLDADGFDDIIVGSPWENDGVIYVFNGGSDYLEVSERIEAAKFLRRPSQKIQRFGFSISKPVDIDANGYLDIAVGAYKSGHAIILRSKPVTKTQLLIETVPNTLERDARQFLVKICPLYFVRNVRYNSEQGTSIKSKITVTIDERYQRTQQTILELKSSNLTSNVCLSAQVNITRNIRDFIEPISIFAKHDFLYDNTSSNFCEYCLVEKRNNKLQTAQAFLPFNIGCGEDKVCNSNISATAKFYNIQYNDTWVIGSSDISLEISLKNYGEPAYLTILEFTFPERIMLRSILPFCQEDNSKENLIVICDTGNPIWNGEERSVKLNLDMRHLINESLYDRNKLYFYAIIETRSINHGMTNVSKTLNLVNEVSLSLQGKANEEAYYLTTLNESSLNITFQHTYQVYKLGTSPIEDAQLVVKVPLATEDSTSLIYMYKPQLYISGELFECFSKSTLMDSQLGEVQEESFLDKFDIHKRNVEASAVYLTNAKNVQTLETLNKNLTDNIIYINCSTPEIACTTIVCSLNTLKTLQDVGKLVIKFLLDVDKFKANFRNKRAVVKFTTEVNVEIIKPDERLDINGTRSTAEVMTMFYYTPKMEKLQLWIIIVSVLVGLLLLCICVAILNMLGFFKRKGKQGLTKQEIDKVSILWHPMILEVKIN, encoded by the exons GTTCTTTGGGATTTCtgtctttcattttatttgtttattgtttGACACATTTGGAGGAAGATCCAGTAAGAAAGAAACCACGTTTAATTTTAGTTGATCAAGCtcaacaaattgaaaattctaaaattatatttcaa GTAATAGTGCAAAATCAGAAGAACGTGGTACCATTACATGATcccaaatataaaataattgccaCAGCACTAAAGCGGTTGATAAactctaataaaaatttatttaaagacaCTGATTGGACTATTACTATAATCCATcgtatgtttaataatatagcATCATTTCCTAATGTTATGATCTTACCA gatagaaatattattgtaattattgaCATCTTCAACTTTATTAAAAGCAATGATCAACTAACGTTTATTTTAGCCCATGAAATGTCACATGATATGCTTCTTCATATA TCAGAAACATTGTCTTTTGGAGTGATATATTATGTTGCAActattgtattttcatttctaatttGGGTATTTTATGAAAGTAGAGCAGCAGCTACACTTTGTTcaactatgtatatattatttgctgCTATTTTTTCTTGGTACAAAAGACAATCTGAAACTGAGGCTGATGAAGTTGGACTTGAATTAGCTGCAAAA AGTTGTATTGACCCTAGAGAAGTTTTAGTATTCTGGGAGAtgatgaaaaaatttgaagagCTTACACAtcagaataaatttcaaataccaTTATTTATGGATCACCCTACTTTAGATAATAGAGAAAAGAGAACTATCCAACTGATGCCAACAGCTTTGGAATTAAGGAAACAAGCCAAG TGTCCTAAATTACCAGCGAAGGACCCACGAGATCGTTTACCATATTACATGAAGGATATCGAAAAACACATgctaaaaaattcaaaaattttag TTGGAGCACCGAAAGGAAATTATTCCTCGCCTTCTATACAGAGATTTCCCTATCTGATCGAACCCGGTGTCGCGTTCCGGTGTGCGATTAAAAATAGCAAATGTCAAATAATCAAGCCAGAAAAGATTGAGAACGAAAAAGGATACGAAACGCGGTTCGCAATGAACATACTTATACGGAAACAATTTGGTTGGTTTGGGAGTGCCATTTCTATAGACGAAATAAATGGGATTCTGACA GTATGCGCACCACGGACAATTGTAGTGATTTCAAAACCAttcacaaatattaatttcgaaactttGCAAGGCATGTGTTACAGTGGAAAAGTTTCTTCGGGCGTGTTGTCAATCGAAGACAAGAATCTTATGTCCTATA GTTTTGATTCGAAATTTTGGTACAATCCGCTTCATGGTTTTTCTGTTCATTATGCTTCAATGaag CAAACCAAAGGCAATGAAGgcaaaaaagagagaaaaataaatcgcaTCGTAGGGAAGCCAAAACACGAAGATTACGGCACTGTGGATGtagtatatttaaatgaaacgatGTCCATAGAGTTGTCGTTTCTTGACAATTTATCTCAATTTG GATACAGCGTTGAATCTGGATACTTCTTCAAAAAAAATCAATTACTGTTCGTCAGTGGGGCTCCCGGGTGGCACTATGTTGGCACG GTAATAATAGTCAACCCAGAGTCGCGTGAGTTTGTTACAAAGCTAGATGGAACTCATATTGGCGAATTTTTTGGAGCCAGTTTGGCCGTAGGGGATTTAAACAATGACGGTCTAGATGATCTTCTAATTGGAGCACCCCTTTGGGGAGAAGATAACGGCAGAGTCTATGTATTTGTCGGTACATCcaaa GGACAATTTGAAATGACTCAAATATTATACGGGACCGCAGAAGGAGGTCATTTTGGATATGCCATAGCTAGCGGTGATTTGGATGCTGATGGATTCGATG ATATTATTGTGGGATCACCTTGGGAGAATGATGGCGTGATCTATGTATTCAACGGCGGTTCAGATTACCTGGAAGTGTCGGAGCGAATCGAAGCTGCAAAATTTTTACGGCGTCCTTCGCAGAAAATACAGAGATTTGGATTTTCAATATCGAAACCGGTTGATATCGATGCAAATGG ATATTTGGATATCGCAGTTGGGGCATACAAGTCAGGACACGCTATAATACTACGTAGTAAACCAGTAACAAAAACACAACTTTTAATTGAGACTGTACCTAATACTTTAGAAAGAGACGCTAGGCAATTCTTAGTTAAAATATGTCCGCTATACTTTGTACGTAATGTACGTTATAATAGTGAGCAAGGTACAT CTATAAAATCTAAGATTACAGTTACTATAGACGAACGTTACCAGCGAACTCAACAAACAATTTTGGAGTTGAAATCTTCTAACTTGACGTCAAATGTTTGCCTATCTGCTCAAGTTAATATTACG AGAAACATACGAGATTTTATCGAGCCGATTAGTATTTTTGCGAAACATGattttttatatgataatacgtCGAGTAATTTTTGCGAATACTGTCTTGTTGAAAAGcgaaacaataaattacaaactgCTCAAGCTTTCCTTCCTTTCAACATCGGCTGTGGAGAAGATAAAGTTTGCAATTCTAATATATCCGCTactgcaaaattttataatatacaatacaacGATACGTGGGTTATTGGTTCGAGCGATATAAGTTTAGAAATCAGTTTAAAAAACTATGGAGAACCTGCGTACCTTACCATACTTGAGTTCACATTCCCTGAGAGAATAATGTTACGTAGCATTTTACCCTTTTGTCAAGAAGACAactcgaaagaaaatttgatagTAATCTGTGATACAGGAAACCCCATTTGGAACGGAGAGGAg agaagcgttaaattaaatttggatATGAGACACTTAATTAATGAATCGCTGTATGaccgtaataaattatatttttatgcaatcaTAGAAACTCGTAGTATAAATCATGGAATGACGAACGTAAGCAAAACTCTTAATTTAGTAAACGAGGTTTCTCTATCTCTACAAGG gaAAGCAAATGAAGAAGCCTACTATTTAACTACTTTAAACGAaagttctttaaatattacttttcaaCATACTTATCAAGTGTATAAACTTGGAACATCGCCTATAGAAGATGCACAACTTGTTGTTAAAGTGCCATTAGCTACTGAAGACTCGACAAGTTTGATATACATGTACAAACCCCAA CTATACATATCAGGGGAACTTTTTGAATGCTTTTCCAAGAGTACTCTAATGGATAGTCAACTAGGTGAAGTTCAAGAGGAAtcatttttagataaatttgaTATACACAAAAGAAACGTAGAGGCTTCAGCCGTATACCTAACTAACGCGAAGAATGTTCAAACTCTAGAAACATTGAACAAAAATTTGacagataatattatttatataaattgttcaaCACCTGAGATAGCTTGTACGACCATCGTATGTAGTTTAAATACGTTGAAAACGTTACAAGATGTTGGAAAGTTagtgattaaatttttattagatgTCGATAAATTTAAAG CCAACTTTAGGAATAAAAGAGCCGTTGTCAAATTTACCACCGAGGTGAACGTAGAAATCATAAAACCAGATGAAAGGCTAGATATCAATGGAACCCg ttCCACCGCAGAAGTTATGACAATGTTTTATTACACTCCAAAAATGGAAAAGCTACAGCTATGGATTATTATCGTTTCTGTTTTGGTCGGACTGTTATTATTATGCATTTGTGTCGCAATTTTAAACATG tTAGGTTTCTTTAAACGGAAAGGAAAACAGGGCTTAACGAAACAAGAAATTGATAAAGTAAGTATTCTATGGCATCCTATGATTTtagaagtaaaaattaattaa
- the LOC132910905 gene encoding integrin alpha-PS5-like isoform X6, with amino-acid sequence MSHDMLLHISETLSFGVIYYVATIVFSFLIWVFYESRAAATLCSTMYILFAAIFSWYKRQSETEADEVGLELAAKSCIDPREVLVFWEMMKKFEELTHQNKFQIPLFMDHPTLDNREKRTIQLMPTALELRKQAKCPKLPAKDPRDRLPYYMKDIEKHMLKNSKILVGAPKGNYSSPSIQRFPYLIEPGVAFRCAIKNSKCQIIKPEKIENEKGYETRFAMNILIRKQFGWFGSAISIDEINGILTVCAPRTIVVISKPFTNINFETLQGMCYSGKVSSGVLSIEDKNLMSYSFDSKFWYNPLHGFSVHYASMKQTKGNEGKKERKINRIVGKPKHEDYGTVDVVYLNETMSIELSFLDNLSQFGYSVESGYFFKKNQLLFVSGAPGWHYVGTVIIVNPESREFVTKLDGTHIGEFFGASLAVGDLNNDGLDDLLIGAPLWGEDNGRVYVFVGTSKGQFEMTQILYGTAEGGHFGYAIASGDLDADGFDDIIVGSPWENDGVIYVFNGGSDYLEVSERIEAAKFLRRPSQKIQRFGFSISKPVDIDANGYLDIAVGAYKSGHAIILRSKPVTKTQLLIETVPNTLERDARQFLVKICPLYFVRNVRYNSEQGTSIKSKITVTIDERYQRTQQTILELKSSNLTSNVCLSAQVNITRNIRDFIEPISIFAKHDFLYDNTSSNFCEYCLVEKRNNKLQTAQAFLPFNIGCGEDKVCNSNISATAKFYNIQYNDTWVIGSSDISLEISLKNYGEPAYLTILEFTFPERIMLRSILPFCQEDNSKENLIVICDTGNPIWNGEERSVKLNLDMRHLINESLYDRNKLYFYAIIETRSINHGMTNVSKTLNLVNEVSLSLQGKANEEAYYLTTLNESSLNITFQHTYQVYKLGTSPIEDAQLVVKVPLATEDSTSLIYMYKPQLYISGELFECFSKSTLMDSQLGEVQEESFLDKFDIHKRNVEASAVYLTNAKNVQTLETLNKNLTDNIIYINCSTPEIACTTIVCSLNTLKTLQDVGKLVIKFLLDVDKFKANFRNKRAVVKFTTEVNVEIIKPDERLDINGTRSTAEVMTMFYYTPKMEKLQLWIIIVSVLVGLLLLCICVAILNMLGFFKRKGKQGLTKQEIDKVSILWHPMILEVKIN; translated from the exons ATGTCACATGATATGCTTCTTCATATA TCAGAAACATTGTCTTTTGGAGTGATATATTATGTTGCAActattgtattttcatttctaatttGGGTATTTTATGAAAGTAGAGCAGCAGCTACACTTTGTTcaactatgtatatattatttgctgCTATTTTTTCTTGGTACAAAAGACAATCTGAAACTGAGGCTGATGAAGTTGGACTTGAATTAGCTGCAAAA AGTTGTATTGACCCTAGAGAAGTTTTAGTATTCTGGGAGAtgatgaaaaaatttgaagagCTTACACAtcagaataaatttcaaataccaTTATTTATGGATCACCCTACTTTAGATAATAGAGAAAAGAGAACTATCCAACTGATGCCAACAGCTTTGGAATTAAGGAAACAAGCCAAG TGTCCTAAATTACCAGCGAAGGACCCACGAGATCGTTTACCATATTACATGAAGGATATCGAAAAACACATgctaaaaaattcaaaaattttag TTGGAGCACCGAAAGGAAATTATTCCTCGCCTTCTATACAGAGATTTCCCTATCTGATCGAACCCGGTGTCGCGTTCCGGTGTGCGATTAAAAATAGCAAATGTCAAATAATCAAGCCAGAAAAGATTGAGAACGAAAAAGGATACGAAACGCGGTTCGCAATGAACATACTTATACGGAAACAATTTGGTTGGTTTGGGAGTGCCATTTCTATAGACGAAATAAATGGGATTCTGACA GTATGCGCACCACGGACAATTGTAGTGATTTCAAAACCAttcacaaatattaatttcgaaactttGCAAGGCATGTGTTACAGTGGAAAAGTTTCTTCGGGCGTGTTGTCAATCGAAGACAAGAATCTTATGTCCTATA GTTTTGATTCGAAATTTTGGTACAATCCGCTTCATGGTTTTTCTGTTCATTATGCTTCAATGaag CAAACCAAAGGCAATGAAGgcaaaaaagagagaaaaataaatcgcaTCGTAGGGAAGCCAAAACACGAAGATTACGGCACTGTGGATGtagtatatttaaatgaaacgatGTCCATAGAGTTGTCGTTTCTTGACAATTTATCTCAATTTG GATACAGCGTTGAATCTGGATACTTCTTCAAAAAAAATCAATTACTGTTCGTCAGTGGGGCTCCCGGGTGGCACTATGTTGGCACG GTAATAATAGTCAACCCAGAGTCGCGTGAGTTTGTTACAAAGCTAGATGGAACTCATATTGGCGAATTTTTTGGAGCCAGTTTGGCCGTAGGGGATTTAAACAATGACGGTCTAGATGATCTTCTAATTGGAGCACCCCTTTGGGGAGAAGATAACGGCAGAGTCTATGTATTTGTCGGTACATCcaaa GGACAATTTGAAATGACTCAAATATTATACGGGACCGCAGAAGGAGGTCATTTTGGATATGCCATAGCTAGCGGTGATTTGGATGCTGATGGATTCGATG ATATTATTGTGGGATCACCTTGGGAGAATGATGGCGTGATCTATGTATTCAACGGCGGTTCAGATTACCTGGAAGTGTCGGAGCGAATCGAAGCTGCAAAATTTTTACGGCGTCCTTCGCAGAAAATACAGAGATTTGGATTTTCAATATCGAAACCGGTTGATATCGATGCAAATGG ATATTTGGATATCGCAGTTGGGGCATACAAGTCAGGACACGCTATAATACTACGTAGTAAACCAGTAACAAAAACACAACTTTTAATTGAGACTGTACCTAATACTTTAGAAAGAGACGCTAGGCAATTCTTAGTTAAAATATGTCCGCTATACTTTGTACGTAATGTACGTTATAATAGTGAGCAAGGTACAT CTATAAAATCTAAGATTACAGTTACTATAGACGAACGTTACCAGCGAACTCAACAAACAATTTTGGAGTTGAAATCTTCTAACTTGACGTCAAATGTTTGCCTATCTGCTCAAGTTAATATTACG AGAAACATACGAGATTTTATCGAGCCGATTAGTATTTTTGCGAAACATGattttttatatgataatacgtCGAGTAATTTTTGCGAATACTGTCTTGTTGAAAAGcgaaacaataaattacaaactgCTCAAGCTTTCCTTCCTTTCAACATCGGCTGTGGAGAAGATAAAGTTTGCAATTCTAATATATCCGCTactgcaaaattttataatatacaatacaacGATACGTGGGTTATTGGTTCGAGCGATATAAGTTTAGAAATCAGTTTAAAAAACTATGGAGAACCTGCGTACCTTACCATACTTGAGTTCACATTCCCTGAGAGAATAATGTTACGTAGCATTTTACCCTTTTGTCAAGAAGACAactcgaaagaaaatttgatagTAATCTGTGATACAGGAAACCCCATTTGGAACGGAGAGGAg agaagcgttaaattaaatttggatATGAGACACTTAATTAATGAATCGCTGTATGaccgtaataaattatatttttatgcaatcaTAGAAACTCGTAGTATAAATCATGGAATGACGAACGTAAGCAAAACTCTTAATTTAGTAAACGAGGTTTCTCTATCTCTACAAGG gaAAGCAAATGAAGAAGCCTACTATTTAACTACTTTAAACGAaagttctttaaatattacttttcaaCATACTTATCAAGTGTATAAACTTGGAACATCGCCTATAGAAGATGCACAACTTGTTGTTAAAGTGCCATTAGCTACTGAAGACTCGACAAGTTTGATATACATGTACAAACCCCAA CTATACATATCAGGGGAACTTTTTGAATGCTTTTCCAAGAGTACTCTAATGGATAGTCAACTAGGTGAAGTTCAAGAGGAAtcatttttagataaatttgaTATACACAAAAGAAACGTAGAGGCTTCAGCCGTATACCTAACTAACGCGAAGAATGTTCAAACTCTAGAAACATTGAACAAAAATTTGacagataatattatttatataaattgttcaaCACCTGAGATAGCTTGTACGACCATCGTATGTAGTTTAAATACGTTGAAAACGTTACAAGATGTTGGAAAGTTagtgattaaatttttattagatgTCGATAAATTTAAAG CCAACTTTAGGAATAAAAGAGCCGTTGTCAAATTTACCACCGAGGTGAACGTAGAAATCATAAAACCAGATGAAAGGCTAGATATCAATGGAACCCg ttCCACCGCAGAAGTTATGACAATGTTTTATTACACTCCAAAAATGGAAAAGCTACAGCTATGGATTATTATCGTTTCTGTTTTGGTCGGACTGTTATTATTATGCATTTGTGTCGCAATTTTAAACATG tTAGGTTTCTTTAAACGGAAAGGAAAACAGGGCTTAACGAAACAAGAAATTGATAAAGTAAGTATTCTATGGCATCCTATGATTTtagaagtaaaaattaattaa